In Ornithodoros turicata isolate Travis chromosome 1, ASM3712646v1, whole genome shotgun sequence, the DNA window GCTAATGTTATCAGACTGTTGTAAAAGTATTAAGCGGCGGTGCTCGCGGAACCTTTCGTGTAATTTCCTCTCGGTTTCTCCGATGTATAGAAGATTTGGGCAGATAGAACAAAATATTGCATATATTATATTCGCTGACTTGCATGTGTAGTGGCCGGACGTGTGGATATATCGACCATTGGAGCCCTGAAGGCGATGGTTGGGTCCGACATGGGCACAGGTTAAGCACCGTGGTCCCTGGCAAGGAAAAGTCCCATTTTCTAATTCGTCATCTTTTTGGATGTGGCTGCGGACAAGAAGAGTTCTCAGGTTTGGAGGGCGTCTGTAGGAAACTGTCGTGCCAGTGGAGAGCTGTCCGGAATTGAAGAGGTCCTCCGAGCCGGACTTGATTTGTCGCATCAAGTTAGAGATGGATGGGTGATACTCAACTGTTAAAGGCAATGAGGATTTTTTGTTGGAGGATGCTCGGATAAGTGTGGCCGACCTGGGGATAGCCGCAACGCGGGCGGCAGCCCTGTCAAGGAGGGACAAGGGGTAACCACGGGAGGTGAAGAAATCTTTCATTTTGGCAAGTTGATTTAGAAAATCTGAATTTTCACTGCAAATGCGGCGCAGCCGTAAGAATTGTGAGAAGGGAATAGAATCCTTGACATGTCTGGGGTGGCAGGAGGAATAGGACAAGTAGCTGTGAGAATCCGTTTCTTTGTAAAAGATGCTTGTTCGCAATTTTGAAGGTCTAACGGATATGGTGAGATCTAAAAAGTTTAAAGTGTCGTGCGAAGAGGCAGACGTGAACTTAATCGCCGGGTGAAAGTTGCTGAAAGCGTCGATAAAGTCTTGGAGTTCCGAAGAGGAGAGCGTGGTAGAAAAACCAAAAATGTCGTCTATATAGCGTTGAAAGAATTCCGGTTTGGGTTTATCGTACTTGGCAAAGAAACGTTCTTCTATAAAGCCCATAAATAGGTTGGCGAAGGAGGGCCCCATTTTGGTTCCCATGGCCACACCACATTTTTGGTTATAAAAGTGTCCGTTGAATTCAAAAGTATTAAGGGTAAGTACCAACTCGGCAAGACGAAGTAGGGTGTGCGTTGGTGGATGTAGAGTCAATCGGCGGTCCAAGAAGTGgcgcaaagccaacaagccttcTGTGTGCGGTATGACCGTGTAAAGGGAAATTACATCCATAGTGAAGAGAACACAACTGCCAGAGTGGTTAACGAGGGATAGCTGTTGAAGAACATTGGTGGTGTCTTTTATGTAGGAGGGTAACCCATGAACGAGGGGTTGCAATATAGAGTCCACATATGCAGAAATGAGTTTGGTCGGGCAAGAGAGTGCGGAAACAATGGGGCGTCCAGGGCAGTCGGGTTTGTGTATCTTCGGGAGGAGGTAGAAAGAGGATGCTTTGGCATTCTTGACGATAAGGCTTTTTGCCTCACTGGGCAAAGTAGCGCTCGATATTTCAGAGGTGATGACCTGGTTAACAGTGTGTTGGTGCTGGGTTGTGGAGTCCTCATCAAGTTTTTCGTAGTACCTAGTGTTGGACAGTTGTCTCTCTGCTTCGGCAACGTATAAATCTCGGCGCCATACCACAACGGCTCCACCTTTGTCGGCTGGTTTGATAATGATGTCGTCCCTGGATCTTAGTTCCCCGAGGGCGGTGAGTTGCAAGGGGTTCAGGTTAGGAAAGGAGGTGCTAAGCATAGGCATGTTTCTGGAAAGTAAGCTGCGTGTGCCCTCTATGAATTCTTCCACTAGAGGAAACTTTTGTGGTGGAGGGGTCCAATTTGAACAGCGAGGATTAAGATTGTCAAAAATAGTTTGGGGTTTAGACGTCGGATTATTTAGAAAGTGGGCGTCGAGCAACAGTCGGCGGAAAAACCGTTCCGAATCATTGAGTAAGGAGAACTCGTCAGGAGGCCTGCGAGAAGAAGGAGCAAAGGACAGCCCTTTGGATAAAAGCGAACGTTGGGGCTCACTCAGGGGGAGATTGGGAGGAATCGTGTACACGGTTGTGGTAGAGGGTGCGGTGAACAAGTGGGGCTGAAGGGTCTTCAATTTATTCTCCTTTCTGCGTTGAACATCCGCGTAGAGCTCGTGGTTCAGTTCCCGAACTTTGTTAATAACGGTAAGGTAAAGGTTTGGGGACGACGTACAAGTAAGGCCCTTCAAACGCATTTTGAGGAATTTGAGGTGCTCACGTAATTTGTGGAGATTATGGTCGTGGTGTTTCAGGTGAGCTTTCATGAGGCCTAGGGAAGCCCTATGGAGTACATGTTGGTCCTCGGATTCAAGGGAGGGAACACGGAAATTTGAATGGAACTTTAAACGAAAGCCACTGGGGGCGACATTGTTTCGGAGACACCGCTTAAGGAACACGACATGACTGGAGCACATCGTAACTGGAAAAAAGTTTTCCAGTTCAACCCACAGCGCTGATAACGCCCGAGTTATCGTTCTTCGTTCCGGCTTCAACAATTCTAATTCCCGTAAACGTGAAGAAAGCCGCAATATCTACCACGTCAACTCGACTCATCCCGGAGGCCTAAATGAAAGACTCATTTTAGGATTCTAGTTTGTCGGCACGTGTTGTAACATACCGCCCTGTGACACGGATCTCGTGTTAGCCCCCTAGCGGGCTGGGCGATATATACAACATGTTTCCCGATATCGCCCTCATTCCTTCCTACTAGTCTGAAGTAGAGccttcgctcgaaacgtcatcCCCCATCCCTTTGCTCCCCCCTTCGGTACACCAGTCCCCCCCTCTTTTCTCTCTGTGTACGTGTGCCTGGCAGCTCCTTCGGTTTTTTGGTCTCCTGCACCCCTCTGCCACCATGCCCCACGTAAGTCCTACTCCCGTTCATTTAAGAGCGTTGTTTCTAATATTCTTAAATACTCTTCTTAATCCCCGTTACCACCCTATGTCACTCGCCGCGTCCCGGCCTCCGAGCGACGCTTTCCGCTGCGCTTTAGACGTACTCAATACAACCTTCAAAGTTACGATGTGCTCCAGTCATGTCGTGTTCCTTAAGCGGTGTCTCCGAAACAATGTCGCCCCCAGTGGCTTTCGTTTAAAGTTCCATTCAAATTTCCGTGTTCCCTCCCTTGAATCCGAGGACCAACATGTACTCCATAGGGCTTCCCTAGGCCTCATGAAAGCTCACTTGAAACACCACGACCATAATCTCCACAAATTACGTGAGCACCTCAAATTCCTCAAAATGCGTTTGAAGGGCCTTACTTGTACGTCGTCCCCAAACCTTTACCTTACCGTTATTAACAAAGTTCGGGAACTGAACCACGAGCTCTACGCGGATGTTCAACGCAGAAAGGAGAATAAATTGAAGACCCTTCAGCCCCACTTGTTCACCGCACCCTCTACCACAACCGTACGTGTACACGATTCCTCCCAATCTCCCCCTGAGTGAGCCCCAACGTTCGCTTTTATCCAAAGGGCTGTCCTTTGCTCCTTCTTCTCGCAGGCCTCCTGACGAGTTCTCCTTACTCAATGATTCGGAACGGTTTTTCCGCCGACTGTTGCTCGACGCCCACTTTCTAAATAATCCGACGTCTAAACCCCAAACTATTTTTGACAATCTTAATCCTCGCTGTTCAAATTGGACCCCTCCACCACAAAAGTTTCCTCTAGTGGAAGAATTCATAGAGGGCACACGCAGCTTACTTTCCAGAAACATGCCTATGCTTAGCACCTCCTTTCCTAACCTGAACCCCCTGCAACTCACCGCCCTCGGGGAACTAAGATCCAGGGACGACATCATTATCAAACCAGCCGACAAAGGTGGAGCCGTTGTGGTATGGCGCCGAGATTTATACGTTGCCGAAGCAGAGAGACAACTGTCCAACACTAGGTACTACGAAAAACTTGATGAGGACTCCACAACCCAGCACCAACACACTGTTAACCAGGTCATCACCTCTGAAATATCGAACGCTACTTTGCCCAGTGAGGCAAAAAGCCTTATCGTCAAGAATGCCAAAGCATCCTCTTTCTACCTCCTCCCGAAGATACACAAACCCGACTGCCCTGGACGCCCCATTGTTTCCGCACTCTCTTGCCCGACCAAACTCATTTCTGCATATGTGGACTCTATATTGCAACCCCTCGTTCATGGGTTACCCTCCTACATAAAAGACACCACCAATGTTCTTCAACAGCTATCCCTCGTTAACCACTCTGGCAGTTGTGTTCTCTTCACTATGGATGTAATTTCCCTTTACACGGTCATACCGCACACAgaaggcttgttggctttgcgcCACTTCTTGGACCGCCGATTGACTCTACATCCACCAACGCACACCCTACTTCGTCTTGCCGAGTTGGTACTTACCCTTAATACTTTTGAATTCAACGGACACTTTTATAACCAAAAATGTGGTGTGGCCATGGGAACCAAAATGGGGCCCTCCTTCGCCAACCTATTTATGGGCTTTATAGAAGAACGTTTCTTTGCCAAGTACGATAAACCCAAACCGGAATTCTTTCAACGCTATATAGACGACATTTTTGGTTTTTCTACCACGCTCTCCTCTTCGGAACTCCAAGACTTTATCGACGCTTTCAGCAACTTTCACCCGGCGATTAAGTTCACGTCTGCCTCTTCGCACGACACTTTAAACTTTTTAGATCTCACTATATCCGTTAGACCTTCAAAATTGCGAACAAGCATCTTTTACAAAGAAACGGATTCTCACAGCTACTTGTCCTATTCCTCCTGCCACCCCAGACATGTCAAGGATTCTATTCCCTTCTCACAATTCTTACGGCTGCGCCGCATTTGCAGTGAAAATTCATATTTTCTAAATCAACTTGCCAAAATGAAAGATTTCTTCACCTCCCGTGGTTACCCCTTGTCCCTCCTTGACAGGGCTGCCGCCCGCGTTGCGGCTATCCCCAGGTCGGCCACACTTATCCCAGCATTCTCCAACAAAAAATCCTCATTGCCTTTAACAGTTGAGTATCACCCATCCATCTCTAACTTGATGCGACAAATCAAGTCCGGCTCGGAGGACCTCTTCAATTCCGGACAGCTCTCCACTGGCACGACAATTTCCTACAGACGCCCTCCAAACCTGAGAACTCTTCTTGTCCGCAGCCACATCCAAAAAGATGACGAATTAGAAAATGGGACTTTGCCTTGCCAGGGACCACGGTGCTTAACCTGTGCCCATGTCGGACCCAACCATCGCCTTCAGGGCTCCAATGGTCGATATATCCACACGTCCGGCCACTACACATGCAAGTCAGCGAATATAATATATGCAATATTTTGTTCTATCTGCCCAAATCTTCTATACATCGGAGAAACCGAGAGGAAATTACACGAAAGGTTCCGCGAGCACCGCCGCTTAATACTTTTACAACAGTCTGATAACATTAGCAACCACCAAATGACTCTGATCTCCAAGCATTTTTCCAGTTCAACCCACAGCGCTGATAACGCCCGAGTTATCGTTCTTCGTTCCGGCTTCAACAATTCTAATTCCCGTAAACGTGAAGAAAGCCGCCTTATCTACCACGTCAACTCGACTCATCCCGGAGTCCTAAATGAAAGACTCATTTTAGGATTCTAGTTTGTCGGCACGTGTTGTAACATACCGCCCTGTGACACGGATCTCGTGTTAGCCCCCTAGCGGGCTGGGCGAtaaatacaacatgtttcccGATATCCCCCTCATTCCTTCCTACTAgtctgaagaagagccttcgctcgaaacgtcaccccCCATCCCTTTGCTCCCCCCTTCGGTACACCAGTCCccccttcttttctctctgtgtACGTGTGCCTGGCAGCCCCTTCGGTTTTTTGGTCTCTATTTTTGTTGAACTAAGTGTTTAACTGACAGACCTCGAAATTTTGTATTATGGAGTTTTCTGTGTGGGATTGTCCCCCCCAAAAAATTCGGCGAAATTCGAGCACTTAATTTCGTGTAAATAAATCCCGAAACTCAGGAAATATTATGTTCATTTTGGCTTCTACGTGCCCGCACTCGTTCAAACAAGTGGACCGAAATTTCTACCAATATCTAAAATAATCCTTCTTCTGCCAAGATAGAAAAATCCCGTGTTTCTAGGATGTCCCGAAGCGTCGCAGCTactcatggaggaaggaagtACAGGAGCGGCCATTCCGACCATATTCtgtcgggacgagcgtagccgccTTCGCAATGCATTTTGGGATGcgcctgtctaccacgtgaccgctcacgtgactcCCAAACATCACGGCGCCTTCCAAAGCATACGACGCGAGCTGTTGCTGTGTGATAGCTCAGATGCCAGCATTATGTTGAATAGGTGCGTGCGCTTTTATTTCTGTATGTTCGGAGGTTACGCATGACGAGTACGCATGACTGGAAACGGTGACCGCCGACGTACGTATGTTAAAGAACGCCTGTACCCACAACACCATTAATCAGACGTGTACAACAGCAGAGGATATGGAATCTGTGGCACAGCGCTAGCTCCCAAACGAACATTCagatgactcgaacacacacaggCGTCTAAAACAACCGACTGagtacttacgaatgaaacgtgtTCCCGTggcagagctgctttctgttgaacgagaGCCGttgccgggacaggaacacgtTACCATACGTCGCTTCTACGATGCTGTTCACATTTCGACAATAGGTGACTTTAGAAAAGCTTCTCTTAAACATCAGTGACTAGAAATACACTGCAGGGATTATGATGACAGTAAAGGAAGTTCCTATTCCTCGGTGCTTCTCCTCTGCTTCCAATTGCTGGACGACTGTCGATACATGGTGATGGTGGTGTCCAAAAACTTCGCCGGAGACGTACTTCAACGACACTCGACAACAACGTTTCTTTACAGCTATTTACAGCAACAGCGAAAGTAGGCTTACATGGCAAAGTTAGGTCAGCACTACCCCAGTACTACTGCTCTCAAGTCCGCAGCTGAAGGTGCCACAATTGTGTGTCCGCGGCTTATATAGCCCATGCGCGCAACCAGTTTCTTTCCACGTGCGTCGCACGTGACAATGTTTCTTCCTAGATGCTCTAAATGATTCTATAGTTTTCACACCACAAAAGCTGAACTCTCCGAATCAACaatgaaatatgaaagtcactgaaaaggttagccagctgtagggatcgaacccatgTGTtatggattaccggtccagggctctaccaatcaGTTTATCCAATCAGTaccatcagtttctctcttctCCGTATCAGTTAAGAATTGGCGATTTACGGAGTTCTACATATACACAATCGTATAGAAGATCTTTGTCGCCACAAAACGTCTAAAAACTCCGTACTTGAATAAGAGCAACGCCGGCGTGGCGGCTAATGCGTTAAAAGGGTACAACTCGAAGTCGCGATTGAGGTTGCGGCTGCCGAGGGTCACAATGGAGCCTCCCAATGTGGAGGGCATACAATGAGGAAATCACCAGAACACTTTTTTTAGAGTATCTTGTTGCGATGCAAGCTTGCCTTTACAatgaccttcatcatgtagacgCTTCACTTGGTGGAGAATCTCTGCTACGAGGGGGACTAGTGACCTACGAAGACCCATGGTGTCCGCACATTGCAGAGCAGCCTGTGAATCAAAACAAACCAAACAGACAATGCACAAAACGCACAATGCACACAGACATGATGGCCAAATACTTGAAAAAGCATGACAAAACAACACGCCCCCCTAAAAAAAAGTGTGTTCAGCTCCACAAAAGCAAGGATGCACATAATTAGAGTAGTAgttactggacacagactgtccgcaactctacaaggcttctggacacgtttaattagcaattagagctaattgggaccccccacattaatcaggacccaccagggagtcaccacactaattggggagcatctaggacgtgtccagaccaccctgtgcgttgcggacaatctgtgtccataaaaaataaaaaaataggtagagatagagtggagagaaggagtttagttgaagatcaacgacgccatcttgaaggaagcggcccggaaaggccgctgaccatcgccgggcgacggagcacagaggcaggttgcaaagcatcctagctatgaccacaagttccggacatcctgtgacgtcagccgtgacgtcatcatggcatgtctgggcaagttaggacagctctggacatgcaaggagaaaaac includes these proteins:
- the LOC135391688 gene encoding uncharacterized protein LOC135391688 — encoded protein: MKAHLKHHDHNLHKLREHLKFLKMRLKGLTCTSSPNLYLTVINKVRELNHELYADVQRRKENKLKTLQPHLFTAPSTTTVYTIPPNLPLSEPQRSLLSKGLSFAPSSRRPPDEFSLLNDSERFFRRLLLDAHFLNNPTSKPQTIFDNLNPRCSNWTPPPQKFPLVEEFIEGTRSLLSRNMPMLSTSFPNLNPLQLTALGELRSRDDIIIKPADKGGAVVVWRRDLYVAEAERQLSNTRYYEKLDEDSTTQHQHTVNQVITSEISSATLPSEAKSLIVKNAKASSFYLLPKIHKPDCPGRPIVSALSCPTKLISAYVDSILQPLVHGLPSYIKDTTNVLQQLSLVNHSGSCVLFTMDVISLYTVIPHTEGLLALRHFLDRRLTLHPPTHTLLRLAELVLTLNTFEFNGHFYNQKCGVAMGTKMGPSFANLFMGFIEERFFAKYDKPKPEFFQRYIDDIFGFSTTLSSSELQDFIDAFSNFHPAIKFTSASSHDTLNFLDLTISVRPSKLRTSIFYKETDSHSYLSYSSCHPRHVKDSIPFSQFLRLRRICSENSDFLNQLAKMKDFFTSRGYPLSLLDRAAARVAAIPRSATLIRASSNKKSSLPLTVEYHPSISNLMRQIKSGSEDLFNSGQLSTGTTVSYRRPPNLRTLLVRSHIQKDDELENGTFPCQGPRCLTCAHVGPNHRLQGSNGRYIHTSGHYTSAQNPLPAAGRRDTTPPHRSRFLIARRSQEGNDSESSQRQDDRPPADRYSETVILDMNDMNEDNLDDNPFTLVTYKKKRSEGIPVVGRTSVSGPLAFLKEKKTIKTEIKRFYVKEELIRNEIKQE